One window of Populus nigra chromosome 5, ddPopNigr1.1, whole genome shotgun sequence genomic DNA carries:
- the LOC133694036 gene encoding probable inactive receptor kinase At5g67200, whose protein sequence is MPLTNPILLLLLLLLLSFTTLTTSQLEQTTDLLPPDVVSILSFKSKADLDNKLFYTLNERFDYCQWQGIKCAQGRVVRVALQSSGLRGTFPPFSLSRLDQLRVLSLQNNTLSGPIPDLSPLFNLKSLILNHNSFSGYFPPSILLLHRLTILDLSYNNLNGPIPVNLSSLDRLNSLKLEFNQFNGTVPSLDLGLLFFFNVSGNNLTGPIPVTPTLARFDTSSFSLNPDLCGEIINKSCKPRSPFLDSSASPNAITPAGVPFGQSAQAQGGVVVSITPPSKPKHNRSSVVLGFTIGVSLLVLSLLCIGFVLVKKQKKERRVEEKEQAMTGTSSPVRIHSKPAMQSEVGEKGHETMNTEAKEGLVQQVRRAERSGSLVFCGGKAQVYTLEQLMRASAELLGRGTIGTTYKAVLDNQLIVTVKRLDAGKTAITSSDVFERHMDVVGELRHPNLVPIAAYYQAKGERLVLYDYQPNGSLFNLIHGSRSTRAKPLHWTSCLKIAEDVAEGLAFIHQMSNLVHGNLKSANVLLGTDFEACITDYSLALLADTSSSEDADSAACKAPETRKSSHQATAKSDVYAFGVLLLELLTGKHPSQHPYLVPADMLDWVRAVRDDGGGDDNHLGMITELACICRLTSPEQRPAAWQVLKMIQEIKDCVMVEDKAAVGNS, encoded by the exons ATGCCACTAACCAACccaatcctcctcctcctcctcctcctcctcctctctttcACCACCCTCACCACCAGCCAACTTGAGCAAACAACAGACCTTCTCCCACCAGACGTAGTTTCCATTCTCTCTTTCAAATCCAAAGCTGACTTAGATAACAAACTCTTCTACACACTTAACGAACGTTTTGACTACTGTCAATGGCAAGGCATCAAATGTGCTCAAGGCCGTGTTGTCCGTGTTGCCCTTCAATCCTCGGGTCTGCGTGGCACTTTCCCTCCCTTCTCTCTTTCCCGGCTCGACCAACTTCGTGTGCTTTCTCTTCAAAACAACACTCTATCAGGTCCAATACCCGATTTGTCCCCActttttaacttaaaatctcTCATTTTAAACCATAACTCGTTCTCTGGTTATTTCCCTCCTTCCATTCTATTACTCCATAGATTAACAATTCTTGACCTTTCTTACAACAATCTCAACGGACCAATTCCTGTGAACTTATCTTCTTTAGACCGATTAAACTCGCTTAAACTCGAGTTTAATCAGTTCAACGGGACTGTCCCTTCGTTAGACCTTggacttctttttttctttaatgtttcTGGTAATAACCTTACCGGCCCGATCCCTGTGACCCCTACATTGGCACGTTTCGacacttcttctttctccttAAATCCTGATCTTTGCGGAGAGATTATTAACAAGTCATGTAAGCCACGGTCTCCGTTCCTTGACTCATCAGCTTCTCCAAATGCTATTACGCCAGCAGGAGTACCGTTCGGACAAAGCGCTCAAGCTCAAGGTGGGGTTGTAGTATCTATAACTCCGCCTTCGAAGCCAAAACATAATAGAAGTAGTGTTGTTTTAGGATTTACTATTGGGGTTTCGCTTTTAGTACTTTCTTTGCTGTGCATTGGTTTTGTTCTGGTCAAGaaacagaagaaagaaagacgaGTTGAAGAGAAAGAACAAGCAATGACCGGGACGAGTTCTCCGGTGAGGATTCATTCGAAACCTGCAATGCAAAGTGAAGTTGGAGAGAAGGGTCATGAGACTATGAATACGGAAGCAAAAGAAGGGCTGGTCCAGCAAGTTAGGAGAGCAGAGAGGAGTGGGAGTTTAGTGTTTTGTGGAGGGAAAGCACAGGTTTATACATTAGAGCAGCTAATGAGGGCATCCGCTGAGTTGCTAGGGAGGGGTACGATTGGAACGACATATAAAGCTGTTCTTGATAATCAATTGATTGTCACAGTGAAACGGCTTGATGCTGGTAAGACTGCAATAACTAGTAGTGATGTGTTTGAGAGGCATATGGATGTTGTAGGTGAGCTTAGACACCCAAATTTGGTGCCAATCGCTGCTTATTATCAAGCTAAAGGAGAGAGGCTTGTTCTCTATGATTATCAACCCAATGGCAGTCTCTTCAATCTCATTCATG GTTCAAGATCAACGAGGGCGAAGCCACTTCATTGGACATCATGCTTAAAGATAGCAGAAGATGTGGCAGAGGGTCTTGCCTTCATCCACCAAATGTCGAATCTTGTCCATGGCAACCTGAAATCCGCCAATGTCCTCCTTGGAACTGATTTTGAGGCCTGCATCACAGATTACAGCCTTGCCTTGCTAGCAGACACTTCTTCTAGTGAAGATGCTGATTCTGCAGCATGTAAAGCACCTGAGACTCGCAAGTCAAGCCATCAAGCCACTGCCAAGTCTGATGTCTATGCATTTGGTGTCCTATTACTGGAGCTTTTGACAGGTAAACATCCATCACAGCATCCATACCTTGTGCCCGCTGATATGTTGGACTGGGTCAGAGCAGTGAGAGATGATGGTGGCGGGGATGACAACCACCTTGGAATGATTACTGAACTTGCTTGCATTTGTCGCCTGACCTCACCAGAACAGAGACCGGCAGCGTGGCAAGTGTTAAAGATGATACAAGAGATAAAGGACTGTGTGATGGTGGAAGATAAGGCAGCTGTCGGAAATTCGTAG